One Kitasatospora sp. NBC_01287 DNA window includes the following coding sequences:
- a CDS encoding DUF2092 domain-containing protein, which translates to MSSGYAGFDEQREPDGSAPAEALGAPYRARRRTAVRVLVPVAVAAIAATGVAVVPALASPGTPSLPQVTAQQLVAKVLANRTTALSGTVQVSTDLGIPSQVLDLAGRGGAAAAAAGAAGAAGGSGQAKQDGGGASADPQAQLATLLSGDHTLRVAADGPDKQRIALVEPLAEYDLIRDGNQLWAWDSASNQAVHLTGGQAAAEDAKSPLSGVPTTPEEAARQFLADSAGSSDITVAGSVSVAGRDAYQLSVKPAHSGSTIGEVRIAVDAATGTPLAVTATAASGGTVLDVHFSDVSFAAPSASTFDFTPPKGAEVVQQTAGKTTGQTTGQTTGQPARHPQGGHPQQDQGGAKVTGTDWTAVLSFTLPAQGASTPADGGRPAGGHHPKQALPNAGELIKSLGKPVAGGRLISTKVLNVLITDDNRVYAGAVTLPVLQAAAGVE; encoded by the coding sequence ATGAGCAGCGGGTACGCGGGGTTCGACGAACAGCGGGAACCGGACGGGTCGGCACCGGCCGAGGCGCTCGGCGCTCCCTACCGGGCACGGCGCCGCACCGCGGTCCGGGTGCTGGTGCCGGTGGCGGTCGCCGCCATCGCCGCGACGGGCGTGGCCGTGGTGCCGGCCCTGGCCAGCCCCGGGACCCCGAGCCTGCCCCAGGTGACGGCCCAGCAGCTGGTCGCCAAGGTGCTGGCGAACCGGACCACCGCGCTGAGCGGCACGGTGCAGGTCTCCACCGACCTCGGCATCCCGAGCCAGGTGCTCGACCTCGCGGGCCGGGGCGGCGCGGCCGCGGCGGCGGCGGGTGCCGCGGGGGCGGCCGGCGGCAGCGGTCAGGCCAAGCAGGACGGCGGCGGCGCGAGCGCCGACCCGCAGGCCCAGCTGGCCACCCTGCTCTCCGGCGACCACACGCTGCGGGTCGCGGCCGACGGCCCGGACAAGCAGCGGATCGCGCTGGTCGAGCCGCTGGCCGAGTACGACCTGATCCGCGACGGGAACCAGCTCTGGGCCTGGGACAGCGCGAGCAACCAGGCCGTGCACCTGACGGGCGGCCAGGCCGCCGCCGAGGACGCGAAGTCCCCGCTGAGCGGCGTGCCGACCACCCCGGAGGAGGCCGCCCGGCAGTTCCTGGCCGACAGCGCGGGCAGCTCGGACATCACGGTGGCCGGCAGCGTCTCGGTGGCCGGGCGGGACGCCTACCAGCTGAGCGTCAAGCCCGCGCACTCCGGCTCGACGATCGGCGAGGTGCGGATCGCGGTGGACGCCGCCACCGGCACCCCGCTCGCGGTGACGGCCACCGCCGCCTCCGGCGGCACCGTGCTGGACGTGCACTTCAGCGACGTCTCCTTCGCCGCGCCGAGCGCGAGCACCTTCGACTTCACCCCGCCCAAGGGCGCCGAGGTGGTCCAGCAGACAGCCGGGAAGACAACCGGGCAGACAACCGGGCAGACAACCGGGCAGCCGGCGCGGCACCCGCAGGGCGGCCACCCGCAGCAGGACCAGGGCGGCGCGAAGGTGACCGGCACCGACTGGACCGCCGTGCTCTCCTTCACGCTGCCCGCGCAGGGCGCGAGCACCCCGGCGGACGGCGGCCGGCCGGCCGGCGGCCACCACCCGAAGCAGGCGCTGCCGAACGCCGGTGAGCTGATCAAGTCGCTCGGCAAGCCCGTGGCCGGCGGCCGGCTGATCAGCACCAAGGTGCTCAACGTGCTGATCACCGACGACAACCGGGTCTACGCCGGTGCCGTCACCCTGCCCGTGCTGCAGGCAGCGGCGGGAGTCGAGTAG